The genomic window AATCGTAATTATAATTAGTGTTATTTTAGTAAACATCTGGTGATTTGTATTTTGAGTACTTGTCTTACCTTACTCTTAAATCTAATATGCGTTGACATaccaattaaaataactacttaaTCATTTATGTCAGTCATTAATTAAGAAACTTATTAGgactataataataacaatagtttgtttgtttgattgttgttcaagccgccgtAGAGGCCTTTGACATTGACCGAGTTTTTACGTGTtatccgaagcacggagacgcccagctcaaatccCATTCTGCGGTCagccatctatggaatgaccgcgccaacagttgcttaacccacagatcgtttaccgaccggtgagcgcaactggctatgggcgccataGTGAATGAGAGCTTagttataatagaaaatatttcatttctgtATCTTCTTTAGTTCGATTTGTGTTAACATTTCCATATAGTTCAACTgctaaatataaacaaattttgacGTTGACAAGGAcgcatatattatgtattcacTGCTAAGTAGGTACTAACGGATACTCAAACGGCtctcaattttaatttacacttGTCGTAGCGATAAAAATACGTTTGAGCATAGCTTAAAATTTTGTGAATATTCGGCAGGTAGAAAGTAGTTCCTTATTTTTTAGAGTTTCTGTCCGGTCTGTATTAACTTAACACATTATTGGAAATATTGTGATAGATCATGTTCGTAAACGGAAAATCCAATCCTTTTGTGTTAAACGACAAAAATACTTCCAATAGTTATTTTAGTCTTGtgctttataaaaacatattacatCATATTTCGCAGAATCATACGAATGATTAATCTCAAATGATAGTTAAACACACCTATGTTTTTTACTGatattttgtagttaatttCGTAGTTACTCTCATTTTTTGATGACTCAACTTAatgatttagaaaaatatacctatcATTGTCCTATAACATTCGAGATAAACATAATCTGTAGCGAATTTTTTTTACGTCGTAAGCACTCTATTTATATGGGTACCCATAAAACagtttaagtttttcttttaacccGCTACCGACCCGCTGAACTTTAAAACCGGATATTTGTTTGTAAGGACAgtaataagtttttgtttttcgGGATCAAAGCTATTGTCAAACAAACTTTGTCTTAACCTGGTAAACAATATCGATATAAAAGTCTAACATACTTATACATTTCTTATCGTAAATTGCTGCAGTTGAtataatttgtaacaaattcCTTTAATTGTTCCCAGTATGAACCCGGTACAAAGCCAGGAGACAACGTGGGCTCAGCATTATTTCGTGTATTCTTGACTGGAGAAAACAAGTCAAAAGAACCCTGGAAGAGTTCAATCATTTACAAACAACTAACTAAACATAAACTACAGAGGCAACATTTTATCAACGCATTTCGAAATGAAGCCCTTTTTTACAATACTGTCTGGCCTGTATTTGAAAAATTTCAAGCACAGTGGAACATTGAAAAGCCTTTTGTTATCCCTAAATGCTACTTAGCATCCGAATACTGTGTTGTGCTACAAGATCTGAAGAAAGATGGGTTTGCAATGATGGAAAGGAAGCAAGGCTTGGATGTAAAACAGTTCTATTTGGTGTTGAAGAAGTTGGCTCATTTCCATGCGTTGTCTTTGGCTATGAAGACTCAAAAGCCTGAAGAGTTTTATAAGTTGGTTGATGGTGAAAAAGGGATTCGGGAATGtgagtaaaattttgtaaatagctattatataaaggtaaattttaaaagtttgtataCGTGTATTTGACTTGGGGACCTATTTGCGGCATATTGAGACCCTTACTATTTACCCATTTATTCTAaggggttaagcaacctttgacgcggtcattccatataTATTATTAGTGACCGCTGGGAGGGATTTtgactgggcgtctccgtgcttcggagggcacgtaaaaactcGATCTCgattgttgtctactaagataacagtcgtttagccatgtcaaagtcctttcgggcggcttgaacaactttgacactaggttgaccacaaacttctagttttgaaatatattacttttatttcagttttatttgtagaagaaaaatatcatttaatgAAACACTTCTTTAAGAAGTTAGCTGATGATTCCATATCGATGGTGGAAGAAGAGCTGTCAGGGTCTGAAGATAAGGAGATGTATCTGGAGAGGTTCCGAAGGTATTGTGATGATGGACTGTATATCCTTGTCATGGGAGAACTGGTGAAGCCTGTGGAACCGCTTGCTGTGATCTGCCATGGAGACTGTTGGAATAATAACTTCATGTTTAAGTATGTGAATGGTGAGCTGGAcgatgtaagtatttttttctttataataacattcatgtttctttatatttgtgTGTTGCCGCGAGTCCTAACCGTCGACAAGTAGCGTGGGAAGTGCCAACTTTTGGGGTACTAATAATACTATTACTGATAATTTTGTTTGCGTCTGTTTGCGATAGATACTTAAGTAAACATATTCTTATGGTGGTTTTAACAATAGACAGTCAGGTGCAGTAATTTTTTTGGATAATGCACTAAGGTTATGTGGAAATTATGACTTTGGAGGTCTCAAAAAATTCGCTGCGATCGGCAATGTAGGTCAAGTACAGGCGAACTGCAAAATTTCTACCAGCACAGACTTCTTGATTCTTATATCTACGGGTTCTTTCCTCCGACCTTGTGCCgcaaattgtaaaacaaaataaattcatgTTTTCATATTTCAGATGCGACTAGTAGACTACCAGCTCGTTCGCTACGCATCACCGGCCTTGGACCTCGTCAGTGTGTTGTATCTCAGTATGGAACGGAAACTAAGGACTAAGCACTATACAGCTCTTCTGAATTATTACACTGATGAACTATATACGAGACTACAGGAGATGGGCTATGAGAATGGAATTAAGGGCTTTAATAGAGATACTCTTTTTGAAATGTAAGTATATTGTTACTGTATTTCTTAGTATCAATGAAATAATGAATTCGTAACTACAGACAACCTAATTCAGAAAAGCAGCTCACTCATCCAAGCATAATTGAACTCTTCAAAACTCTGAATTTATTTAAGTTCGAGTTAAgttgttgtttcgggtctggttgtgttcgtgtccgttgtttttatgtttgttaaagtctccgggacacaagagaaattcttagcgcgggagttgtctgtttaaacaataaaaaagaaaagaataaaaacagTCGCACTGTAACTTGTAAAGGTATCTTAACCGCACGGTTCAGCCACTGGTAACCGCAAGTGTCCTAAATATGTTACGTATTGTATTTCTTCAGGTTACAGAAAGAGATAAAACGCTGTTTGCCATACGGTATGGGGGTTGCCTTGATGCTGTTTCCTATTATGACATGTTCGAGTGAGGAGGCCTTCGATCCTTATAAAGAGGTGAGTGCCAagctttcttttttttaacatatataTGTGTGAATATTTGACTTGAAATTAGGATCCTTCAGGGAAGCGGTTTAGGACCCGATCTCTTATGTGCCAGTAAAATTCTATGAATGTGTTGTGTGGACCGACGCTAGATGTTTACGTAATATGCTGGGTTTTCGTTGTGATAATTCGTATGTAGAatgaatgataaataatataaaatgcatGAGCGAAACTGTAACTTATATCCGTTTTGCTTTGTTCGATGGGAGGCCTTCTGTCTAGTCATTCATTGATACATGTTTGAAACTGTGAAAGAACTCATTGTAAAGTAGAATTCTTTATATACTCCTTATAGTCGTCGTGTCACGCTTTTTGACAATGGGGATtgttcacttttttttaaatgctgtaATTCGAAAACCATTTCGAGGAATAGTGctcctaaacattatttattaatttttaatgaaacatattattaatacatcgatatttttgcaaaaatatgttcGACCTTGCTTGCCCTTCAAATGACGTCATCACAGGACTTATAGGTTTGTGCCTTTGCCTGACAAATTCCGAAAAAAAATTCTGCCAAATATGAATTGTCAAGTTTATGTCAAaatcgtaaacaaaaatataacctatGCAGTTGATAATCCGATATCGTTTCggttttatttaatgttgtatTGCATACAGTTTAtggattttatttcgtttactcATCAATTTTATAGATAAGTGGATTATGGAATGCAGGAAGCGTTTCgtgcacaaaaatattgtacctgCGTGAGAAGATTTAAGGAAGAAGTGGTGTCGCGAAGCTGATGTTGTTTTAGCTTTAATAGAGGTTTTAATGGTGTAGATTCAATATTAAGCTCTCGTGGCATGAGAATTTTAGGCCCCCAAGTGTTTATGCAAGTAGTAAACAACCACATTCTTAAGTTTTACAAACTAAGGTTATAGTAAGCTTGAGATTGAGAGTATAGCACTTATTGAAtttacaaggaaaataaaataaaaagcttttgataaTGTAAGTGGTTTTATTCCTTTCTgttactttcaattaatttaacatttggaTTTTTGCTTCGTTTATTTCGTCTACACTAAGGTGACTTCTAGTCGAGATATATTCAAATATCATAACACTATCTTCATTAGGCAGGTTTCGAGAGTCTGCTTGAACAAAAGTACCACTCATTTTGttgaaacgtttataaatatcaataataattacgattacAATAAGTTGTAATCGTCAGATtagtttataaacataaacagaaaTATGACAGATCATGATGACAGTCGACACTTGACACATAGAAAATCTTTTCTCGGAGTTCTGCTAATAAGGCAATGGCACAAGGCATTATGccactgatgacgtcacataaaataaatatgaaataaattttgaatatttttaaaaaaataactattgttcctataataaaaatattgaaattagtttcttaaaatactctatattttctaaaaatagaataaaaacctatgttaaaaaaatatgaacaatccCCATTAAAGGCCTTGACTTTGAATCCAAACCATAAATCAATCGCAAAAAAATTTAGCGGTATTTTTCCTTCTAGTGACttgcgtatttttttggttaatttcaaattatagtCGGAACTATTTAGTAAAGAGCTTTTTATGCAAGGTTCTGAGGCATTCAAGAATTAAGAAAATCAGCCGTCAGTGCTCTCCTTGATAGTGTTCGATATTTTTGGAtaaacaatcataaataaattcatctatggtgcagcgcagacgacagactatccgtgacgcactttttagtctgtgaaaatagaacttatgccattatatgcagtaacgcatacaacgcgcaaaaagtccggcTGTGCTACTACATATAATtgcgtaagttctattttcacagactaaaaagtgcgtcaaggatagtctgtcgtctgcgttgcatctattgcagatgattaattaattattaatgttattgagaaaaaagttattaattttggGAATTACACTGAATTATTAATGAGCTTGTGCatgtctactaagttgtcgaactatatGAAACTATTTAATGTAAGGTAGACTCTTTTAAACTGTTCTTGAAACCACTTCAAGTCTCCACACCCACTTTATCAATTAATGTCAATAGTAATTTAATGACAATCGCAAAAAAACGCCTTTTTTCGAGTGTCCGTTTGTTATTTT from Anticarsia gemmatalis isolate Benzon Research Colony breed Stoneville strain chromosome 21, ilAntGemm2 primary, whole genome shotgun sequence includes these protein-coding regions:
- the LOC142982070 gene encoding uncharacterized protein LOC142982070 → MSDITRVFLQDLLRDDHPDVTLHNFEYEPGTKPGDNVGSALFRVFLTGENKSKEPWKSSIIYKQLTKHKLQRQHFINAFRNEALFYNTVWPVFEKFQAQWNIEKPFVIPKCYLASEYCVVLQDLKKDGFAMMERKQGLDVKQFYLVLKKLAHFHALSLAMKTQKPEEFYKLVDGEKGIREFLFVEEKYHLMKHFFKKLADDSISMVEEELSGSEDKEMYLERFRRYCDDGLYILVMGELVKPVEPLAVICHGDCWNNNFMFKYVNGELDDMRLVDYQLVRYASPALDLVSVLYLSMERKLRTKHYTALLNYYTDELYTRLQEMGYENGIKGFNRDTLFEMLQKEIKRCLPYGMGVALMLFPIMTCSSEEAFDPYKEIHDDEPEVIAVGPVQTCNPECSRKLTELVVDLVDEGIL